The segment GGCCGGACGGCCTGCGCCTGGCCACCAGCGGCATTGCTGCGGCCAATCTGCTGGTCAAGGGCCGGGCCGCCCATGCCGGCGCGGCGCCGGAGCGCGGCGTGAACGCGCTCTACGAGCTCTCGCACCAGATCATGCAGGCGCGCGATCTCTCCGATCCCAAGGTGGGCCGCCAGCTGCACTGGACCCTGGCGCGGGCCGGCCTGGTGCGCAATATGATCCCGCCCGCCGCCGAGGCCTCGGCCGATGTGCGGGTGGACCGGGTGGCCGATTTCGACCTGATCGAGCGCGAGCTGCGCGCGCGCATCCAGCGCAAGCTGCTGCCCGAGAGCGAGGTGAGCCTGGAGTTCGAGCGCCGCCGCCCGCCCCTGCAGGCCAGCGAGGCCGCGCGCCGCCTGGCCGCCCATGCCGAAGCCCTGGCGCGCGAGCAGGGCCTGGCCCTGGTGGTGCGCGACCAGCCCAGCGGCGGCGGCACCGATGCGGCCTTTGCCGCCCTGGCCACCCGGGCGCCGGTGCTGGAGGGCCTGGGCCTGCGCGGCTTCGGCGCCCACACCACCAATGCCGAGTACGTGGTGCTGGAGTCCATTGCGCCCAAGCTGCTGCTGAACCTGCGCCTGGTGCTGGACATCGCCCGCGGTCAGGCCCGCTGGTGAGGCCGGGGCCGCGCTGGTGATAATGGCGCTCGACATTCGCACCTTGGAGTTCCCACCATGTTCCAGCACGTCGATGCCTACGCCGGCGACCCCATCCTGAGCCTCAACGAAGCCTTCCAGAAGGACGAGCGCGCGGGCAAGATCAATCTGTCGATCGGCATCTATTTCGACGACGACGGCCGCATCCCCATGCTGGACTCGGTGCGCCGCGCCGAGCTGGCCGTGGTGGCCGAGGCCGGCGCCCGGCCCTATCTGCCCATGGAAGGCCTGCCCCTGTTCCGCAGCGCGGTGCAGGGCCTGCTCTTCGGCGCCGAGCACCCGGTGCTCAAGGCCGGCCGCGTGGCCACCATCCAGGGCGTGGGCTCCAGCGGCGGCCTCAAGGTGGGCGCCGACTTCATCAAGCGCTACTTCCCCGGCAGCGCCATCTATGTCTCCGACCCCACCTGGGACAACCACCGCGCCGTCTTCGAGGGTTCGGGCCTGGAGGTCAAGAGCTACCCCTATTACGACGCCAAGACCGGCGGCCTGCGCTTTGCCGACATGCTGGAGACCCTGCGCGGTCTGCCCAAGCACAGCGTGGTGCTGCTGCACGCCTGCTGCCACAACCCCACCGGCGTGGACCTCACGCCCCTGCAGTGGGATGAGCTGATCCCGGTGCTGGCCGAGCGCGAGCTGCTGCCCTTCCTGGACCTGGCCTACCAGGGCTATGGCGACGGTCTGGAGCAGGATGCCTTTGCCATCCGCGCGCTGGCGGATGCCGGCCTGTCCTTCTTCGTGGCGAACAGCTTCTCCAAGAACATGAGCCTGTATGGCGAGCGCTGCGGCGCGCTGTCGGTGGTCTGCCCCGACGCGCAGCAGGCCGCCAATGTGCTGGGCCAGCTCAAGTTCATGATCCGCCGCAACTACTCCAACCCGCCCATGCACGGCGGCCAGGTGGTGGCCCGGGTGCTGAACGACCCCGAGCTGCGCACGCTCTGGGAAGGCGAGGTCGAGGAGATGCGCGAGCGCATCCTGGCCATGCGCAATGCCCTGTTCGAGGTGCTCAGCGCCAAGCTGCCGGGCCGCGATCTGCGCTACTTCCTGACCCAGCGCGGCATGTTCAGCTACACCGGCCTCTCGGCCGAGCAGGTGGACCGCCTCAAGAACGAGTTCGGCGTCTACCTGATCCGCTCGGGTCGCATGTGCATCGCCGGCCTCAACACCCGCAATGTGGAGGCCACGGCCACGGCCATGGCGGCGGTGCTGGCCTGATCACCCTGGGTTAAGCCCCCCTGGCTCCGCATTCACCAGGGTTATAGAGTCCGCCATCGCTTTCATTGGCATGGCGGGCCGCAGCTCCCTTACCCTGCCGGGCCAAGCCAAGCCCAAGGGACAGGATGAAGCAGATTGTGGTGATCGGGGGTGGGGTGGTCGGCCTGACGACCGCCTGGACCCTGGCCGAGGAGGGCCACCAGGTCACACTGGTGGAACGCGAGGCCGCGCTGGCCGAGGGTGCCAGCCGCGCCAACGGCGGCCAGCTCAGCTACCGCTATGTCTCGCCCCTGGCCGATGCCGGCGTGCCCCTCAAGGCCCTGCGCTGGCTGCTGGATCCGGACGGTCCGCTGCGCTTCAAGCCCGAGCTGCGCTGGCACCAGTGGGCCTGGATGCTGGCCTTTCTGCGCGCCTGCCGCGGCCCGGTGAACCGCCGCAGCACCGAGCGCCTGCTGGCCCTGGGCGCGCTCAGCCAGCAGGCCTTTGCGCGCCTGCAGCGGGACGCGGGCCTGGATGAGGCCATCGCCCTGCGCGCCCCCGGCAAGCTGGTGATCTACCGCAAGCCCGAGGAGTTCGCCCGCGTGGCCCAGCGCCTGCGCGCCACCCCGGGCGGTCCCGAGCAGGTGCTGGACCATGGCGAATGCCTGGCGCTTGAGCCGGCCCTGGCCTTGGCCGACAGCCGCTTTGCCGGCGGCGTCTTCACCCCCGGTGAGGCCGTGGCCGACTGCCACGCCCTGTGCCTGCAGCTGGCCGAGCGCCTGCACCGCCATCCCAATTTCCGCGGCGTGCAGCGCGCCGAGGGCCGCAGCTTCCGCCAGGAGGGCGGCCGCGTGCGCGCCCTGATCGCCCGCGACGGTCAGGAGATCGGCGGCGACGCCTTTGTGCTGGCCGCCGGCCTGCACAGCCGCGGCCTGGGCAAGAGCCTGGGCCTGGACCTGCCGCTCTACCCGCTCAAGGGCTACAGCCTGAGCGCGCCCATCGTGGCCGGCGAGCACCGCCCGCCCGAGGTGAGCGTGACCGACTTCGAGCGCAAGGTGCTCTATGCCCGCATCGGCACGCAGCTGCGCGTGGCGGCCATGGTGGACCTGGTGGGCGACGATGCCCGCATCGATCCGCAGCGCATCGCCTCGCTCCAGCGCGCCTGCCGCGATATGTTCCCGCGCGCCGCCGACTACGAGCGTGCCGAGCAATGGGCCGGCCTGCGCCCGGCCACGCCCAGCGGTGCGCCCATCCTGGGCGCCAGCGGCGTGGCGGACAACCTCTGGCTCAACGTGGGCCATGGCGCCCTGGGCTTCACCTTCTCCTTCGGCTCGGCCCGCATCGTGGCCGATCTGATGGCCGGCCGCGTCAGCCCCCTGCCGCTGGACGGCCTGCAGCTGGCGCGCTGAGGCCCGGCGCATGAACGATTCCGACCTGGCCGAGGCCTTGCGCCAGGCCGTGCTGGCCCAGGACTTCATGGCCACGGCCGACGGCCTGCGCGGCGGCGCGCCGCTGGAGGCCTTTCCCAGCCTGGACCTGGCCGTGGCCGCCTTCCCCGCGGGCGGCCGCCCCTTCTGGGCCAATGTGCTGTTCTCGCGCGAGCATCCCGAGGGGCTGGTGGCCGAGATCGGCCCCGAGGCCGGGCCGGTGCGAAACATCGACTTCCGCGCCGATGTGCAGAACGCGCAGGGCGACTCCATCGCCTGGCTGCCCGGGGCCGACTGGTCGCGCCTGGACTTCGCGCCCCTGGCCGGTCCGCAGCATGGCGGCGCGCCGCGCTTTGTGGCGCCTTACCCCGCCTCCCTGCTCAAGCTCATGGTGCTGGTGGGCGTGGCACGCCTGATC is part of the Shinella sp. XGS7 genome and harbors:
- a CDS encoding amino acid aminotransferase, with the protein product MFQHVDAYAGDPILSLNEAFQKDERAGKINLSIGIYFDDDGRIPMLDSVRRAELAVVAEAGARPYLPMEGLPLFRSAVQGLLFGAEHPVLKAGRVATIQGVGSSGGLKVGADFIKRYFPGSAIYVSDPTWDNHRAVFEGSGLEVKSYPYYDAKTGGLRFADMLETLRGLPKHSVVLLHACCHNPTGVDLTPLQWDELIPVLAERELLPFLDLAYQGYGDGLEQDAFAIRALADAGLSFFVANSFSKNMSLYGERCGALSVVCPDAQQAANVLGQLKFMIRRNYSNPPMHGGQVVARVLNDPELRTLWEGEVEEMRERILAMRNALFEVLSAKLPGRDLRYFLTQRGMFSYTGLSAEQVDRLKNEFGVYLIRSGRMCIAGLNTRNVEATATAMAAVLA
- a CDS encoding D-amino acid dehydrogenase, which gives rise to MKQIVVIGGGVVGLTTAWTLAEEGHQVTLVEREAALAEGASRANGGQLSYRYVSPLADAGVPLKALRWLLDPDGPLRFKPELRWHQWAWMLAFLRACRGPVNRRSTERLLALGALSQQAFARLQRDAGLDEAIALRAPGKLVIYRKPEEFARVAQRLRATPGGPEQVLDHGECLALEPALALADSRFAGGVFTPGEAVADCHALCLQLAERLHRHPNFRGVQRAEGRSFRQEGGRVRALIARDGQEIGGDAFVLAAGLHSRGLGKSLGLDLPLYPLKGYSLSAPIVAGEHRPPEVSVTDFERKVLYARIGTQLRVAAMVDLVGDDARIDPQRIASLQRACRDMFPRAADYERAEQWAGLRPATPSGAPILGASGVADNLWLNVGHGALGFTFSFGSARIVADLMAGRVSPLPLDGLQLAR